AAAATACTTATTAAATCGTTCTTTGTAAGAGGTTTGTAGTTTTTATTATTAAATATATTTCAGTTATACTTATTAACCAATTAATTTAATACTGTGATTTCTCTTAATTGTTATCATTTATCAAAAAGTAATTTATAAAAAGTATTAAAATAATAATAAATTAATTATTTAGTATTAATGGTGATTTAATGGACTTCTCTAAAATAAAAAGGAATTTTCAAAGGCTAAAGGATGGGAAAATTACAGTTAAGGATGGTTTAATATCTAAGCAGGATGCTTTAGATCTCTTTAAAATTTCCAAGTTGGAAGACTACCTAAAACTCTTTTATTTAGCTTCCCAGGTAAGAGATTACTTTATAAAGGAGATCGAGATAACTTCCACTATACATGTAACGAATATATGTAAAATATCCCCAAAGTGTCTATACTGTGGTTTTGCAGCAGGTACCTCTAAGGCAGGTTATTATAAACCTTTTAGATTGTCAGATGAAGATATAAAGAGATGTGCTATTGCTATAGAGAGAAGTGGAATATGCCGGGTAAGTTGCTCTTCTGGACATGGATACGAAGGAAAGGAAGTTATTAGGGCACTGAAAATAGTTAAAGAAAATACTAACTTGAAAGTTTTAGTGAATGCTGGAGGAGATCTAACAGAGGAGAGTATTAGGAAGTTGAAAAAATATGGAATAGATACTATATGTTGTAATTTGGAGACTATTAACAGGAAACTCTTTGCAAACTTGAAACCTGGAGAGAGTTTAGATAGGAGAATAGAGATCTGTAAACTTGTTAAAAAGTACGATATAGAGTTATCTTCTGGTTTGTTGATAGGAATAGGTGAAAGTTATAAGGATAGAGTAGAGCATTTATTATTTTTAAAGGAGTTAGATGTAGATGAAATACCTATTATGGGTTTTAATCCCTATCTAGGTACTCCTATGGAGAACCATCCAAGATGCTCCGCCTTGGAACAGGGGAAGACTATTGCAATAACTAGATTGATGTTTCCCAACATCAGGATAACATCCCCAACTCCTACCATAGGACCTGAACTTATAAAGTTTGCACTCTTAGGTGGAGCAAGTAATATAGCAACTGTAATACCCGACAACTACCCCTTAGATGTGAAGGGCGTAGGCAATCCTAAAACTGGAAATCTCGAGGAAGTTATTAGGATGATAAGGGAGTTAGGGCTTAAACCGAAGTTAAGAGATAACCGTGGTTCCTATGAAGTTGAAGGTAGGAGTCACAAAGATGTATAAAGATGTTGCTGAAAATATAGGGATAAAGAATTATTCAGTGGTAGATCCATACAACACTAAATTGAAGGATAAATATTCCTTACTTATTATCTCCAAGGGATACAAGAATAGAGTTAAAAAGCTGAATCCCTTCCCTATCTTTGAGATCTCTTCTGCAACTTTTGACGATCTAATTGACAGTGTAATGGAATTAGGTAAGTTAAATATTGGTTCTCCTAGAAAGATAGAGAAGTATCTCTTAGATATAGAAGAGAAGAAGAGACATGTCAAATCCCTCAAGTTTAACAGAGATGTAGAAGTAAATCCTGTATCTGAGTTTGTAAAGAAAGTGGTATTAGATTTAGGTATTCCTATATCTGAGAATGGTATTCCTGTAGTGCCCGACTATATGGTAGATAGATTCAGAAAAAAAGATATACTAATCCTGAAAACACACAGGTATGATTTAAATACCCTTGAGAGGGTAGAGGATAGGTATTTGTCTCTTATAAATTTGTTGAACTCTTTATAGTCGATAGTTTTGATTGAGAGGATAAGTAGGTAATATAGAATATCAAAAAATAAAAATCTTATTCTTTCCAGGAATTAGTATTATCTTCAACTTTTGATATCTTTTAATATTTATTAGAATCTCTCACCTTATCTTAGTGTTTGTTATATTTTTATAGAATTAGAATTTATTATTTTTTTAATTTTTCTAATTATAATAAAATATTATTTTTATTTTTTAATCACTACTTTATATGGGAACTGAAATTATAAATACCATCTTTGTCACTTTTTAATTTTTATTCATCTAAAGTATAAAATTAGGTGATAACTTTGATCTCTAAGAGATGTCTAAACATGGCGTCTTCTGATATAAGAAAAATATTCGATACCTCTTCCAACAATACAATAAACTTAGGTATAGGAGAGCCAGATTTTACTACACCTAAACATATAATAGAAGCTGCAAAAAGAGCCCTTGACGAAGGAAAAACCCACTATACTCCTAACAACGGGATATACGAACTTAGGGAAGAAATAAGTAAGAAGTTGAAGATGGATTACAACTTAGATATACATCCAGAGAATATAATAATTACTTGTGGAGCTTCAGAAGGACTAATGTTGTCCCTTATGTCTGTGGTGGATAGGGGAGATGAGGTAATAATCACAGATCCAGCTTTCCTATCCTATAGAAATCTCATCCAGTTATGTGAAGGTAGGCCTGTGCCTGTAAAACTTGAGGAGGATTTTTCCTTAGATATTGAAAAGGTGAAGGAGAGTATAACAGACAGGACAAAATGTATCGTTATAAATACTCCTGGAAATCCTACTGGAAAGGTAATGAGTAAGGAAGAGATAAAGGGAATCTCCGATATTGCAGAGGACTACAACTTAATAGTTATATCGGATGAAGTATATGATAAGATCATCTACCATAAAAAACACCACTCTCCGATGGAATACACTGATAATTGTATAGTTGTCAATGGGTTTTCCAAAACCTACGCTATGACAGGATGGAGGATAGGTTACCTCTATGTAAGTGAGAATTTAAACAGTAGGCTTAATATTGTAGATCATATGATAAAGATACACCAGTACTCCTTTGCATGTGCAACATCCTTTGCCCAGTATGGAGCACTTGCTGCACTGAGAGGGGATCAAAGTTGTATATATGAAATGGTTAGGGAGTTCAGAAGAAGGAGGGACCTGGTAGTTAAAGGGTTGAAAGATGTATTTAAGTTGCATCCTCCTGAAGGTGCATTCTATATTTTTCCTAACACTGAAGAGTATGGAACTGGGGAAGAAGTTGTTAAAAGATTGATGGAGAATGGAATACTGGTAGTCCCTGGGGTGGCCTTTGGGAAAGGTGGTTTATATCACATTAGGCTCTCCTATGCCACTAAGTATGAGCTCCTTGAGAAGGCTGTAGAGATAATAAAAGAGACATTTCTAGGAGGGATGTAAATGATTATAAAAATTAGAACTAGAATTAAACCGACTGAAGATAGAGAAAAGGTTATTAAAGCTGTTAGAAACATGTTTAGAGATGCTGAGATCTTTATAGATGAGAATAACATACTAACTGCAGAGGCTAAAAGTTTGGAGATACTTAAAAAACTTATTAGAAGACAGGGTATATTGGATGCTGTGAGGATGGTTTTAGAAAAGGGTATTTCAGAGAACTCTACAAGGTTTGTATTAAATAAACAGGCGGCTTACTGTGGAGTTGCAAATTTTGACAGGGATGTCCATGGAGGTATCGAAGTAAAGGTTATTGCAGAGGAGGGTGAAAATATAATGACTATAGTTAAGGATATAGCACC
The genomic region above belongs to Methanofervidicoccus abyssi and contains:
- a CDS encoding pyridoxal phosphate-dependent aminotransferase, whose translation is MISKRCLNMASSDIRKIFDTSSNNTINLGIGEPDFTTPKHIIEAAKRALDEGKTHYTPNNGIYELREEISKKLKMDYNLDIHPENIIITCGASEGLMLSLMSVVDRGDEVIITDPAFLSYRNLIQLCEGRPVPVKLEEDFSLDIEKVKESITDRTKCIVINTPGNPTGKVMSKEEIKGISDIAEDYNLIVISDEVYDKIIYHKKHHSPMEYTDNCIVVNGFSKTYAMTGWRIGYLYVSENLNSRLNIVDHMIKIHQYSFACATSFAQYGALAALRGDQSCIYEMVREFRRRRDLVVKGLKDVFKLHPPEGAFYIFPNTEEYGTGEEVVKRLMENGILVVPGVAFGKGGLYHIRLSYATKYELLEKAVEIIKETFLGGM
- a CDS encoding RNA-binding domain-containing protein, encoding MIIKIRTRIKPTEDREKVIKAVRNMFRDAEIFIDENNILTAEAKSLEILKKLIRRQGILDAVRMVLEKGISENSTRFVLNKQAAYCGVANFDRDVHGGIEVKVIAEEGENIMTIVKDIAPRTKDGKIVEEDVLESDASNNLSPMRG
- the hmdB gene encoding 5,10-methenyltetrahydromethanopterin hydrogenase cofactor biosynthesis protein HmdB, whose protein sequence is MDFSKIKRNFQRLKDGKITVKDGLISKQDALDLFKISKLEDYLKLFYLASQVRDYFIKEIEITSTIHVTNICKISPKCLYCGFAAGTSKAGYYKPFRLSDEDIKRCAIAIERSGICRVSCSSGHGYEGKEVIRALKIVKENTNLKVLVNAGGDLTEESIRKLKKYGIDTICCNLETINRKLFANLKPGESLDRRIEICKLVKKYDIELSSGLLIGIGESYKDRVEHLLFLKELDVDEIPIMGFNPYLGTPMENHPRCSALEQGKTIAITRLMFPNIRITSPTPTIGPELIKFALLGGASNIATVIPDNYPLDVKGVGNPKTGNLEEVIRMIRELGLKPKLRDNRGSYEVEGRSHKDV